One window of the Diospyros lotus cultivar Yz01 chromosome 12, ASM1463336v1, whole genome shotgun sequence genome contains the following:
- the LOC127787293 gene encoding phosphoribulokinase, chloroplastic — MAICTVYTGRSLNPTPSISTPTKTNLGFHQKQVVFYSTCKKTARRGGGSTITCSAETKTVVIGLAADSGCGKSTFMRRLTSVFGGAAEPPKGGNPDSNTLISDMTTVICLDDYHSLDRTGRKEKGVTALDPRANDFDLMYEQVKAIKDGVAVDKPIYNHVTGLLDPPELIKPPKILVIEGLHPMYDGRVRDLLDFSIYLDISNEVKFAWKIQRDMAERGHSLESIKASIEARKPDFDAYIDPQKQYADAVIEVLPTQLIPDDNEGKVLRVRLIMKEGVKFFNPVYLFDEGSTINWIPCGRKLTCSYPGIKFSYGPDAYFGHEVSVLEMDGQFDRLDELIYVESHLSNISTKFYGEVTQQMLKHGDFPGSNNGTGLFQTIVGLKIRDLFEQIVASKAAAPLEATKA; from the exons ATGGCCATCTGTACAGTCTACACCGGCCGGTCACTCAACCCAACACCCTCAATCTCCACGCCCACAAAAACCAACCTCGGATTCCACCAGAAGCAGGTGGTTTTCTACAGCACCTGCAAGAAAACCGCCCGGAGAGGCGGCGGCAGCACCATAACATGCTCGGCTGAGACCAAGACGGTGGTGATTGGGCTGGCAGCGGACTCCGGCTGCGGGAAGAGTACCTTCATGAGGCGGCTGACCAGTGTGTTTGGCGGCGCGGCGGAGCCACCCAAGGGCGGCAACCCGGATTCTAACACCCTGATCAGTGACATGACCACTGTGATCTGTTTGGATGATTACCACTCGCTCGACAGAACTGGGAGGAAGGAGAAGGGGGTGACTGCTCTTGACCCAAGAGCCAATGACTTTGATCTCATGTATGAGCAGGTTAAAGCCATTAAAGATGGAGTTGCTGTTGACAAGCCCATCTACAATCATGTCACTGGCCTTTTGGACCCTCCTGAGCTCATCAAGCCTCCCAAGATCCTTGTCATTGAAGGCCTCCACCCAAT GTATGATGGAAGGGTAAGGGACCTCTTGGACTTCAGTATCTACTTGGACATCAGTAACGAAGTCAAATTTGCATGGAAAATTCAG AGGGACATGGCAGAGAGAGGACACAGCCTTGAAAGTATCAAAGCCAGCATTGAAGCCAGAAAACCAGATTTTGATGCTTACATTG ATCCGCAGAAGCAATATGCTGATGCTGTGATTGAGGTGTTGCCAACACAACTCATTCCTGATGACAACGAGGGGAAGGTCTTGAGAGTAAGGTTGATAATGAAAGAAGGGGTGAAGTTTTTCAACCCAGTTTACCTCTTTGATGAGGGCTCCACCATCAATTGGATACCCTGTGGGAGGAAGCTCACCTGCTCCTACCCCGGCATCAAGTTCTCCTATGGCCCTGATGCCTACTTTGGCCACGAG GTGTCGGTCCTGGAGATGGATGGCCAGTTCGACAGACTGGACGAACTCATCTACGTTGAGAGCCATCTGAGCAACATCTCCACCAAGTTCTATGGCGAAGTCACGCAGCAAATGCTGAAGCACGGAGACTTCCCGGGCAGCAACAATGGAACAGGGCTCTTCCAGACGATTGTCGGGTTGAAGATCAGAGACCTGTTCGAGCAGATTGTCGCTAGCAAGGCTGCAGCTCCATTGGAGGCTACAAAAGCCTGA